The sequence GAGACCAGTGCTTTCATTTTCTAGGTCAGAGCCAGACATAGCCACAGAAAGAAAAAAGACTGAAGAAGGACCGGGTTTAACCAATGAAGGAAGAGAGAAGAATGCTGTATCATGTTACTCAAATACTTTTCATACCTCGCTTTACTCCTTAGGTACGTTATTCGCCATAGTCGTCGTCATGGGCGCCTTCTGCCTGACCTCAGCAGCGGTCCCTCCAACGAGAGAGGCTAAGAAGACGGAATTAGGAGAGGAAGAGGCAGACCCGAGGTTGTTCTTCGTCGGCACCACCGGTACCGGGACGACTACGGGCACAACAACCAACACGTCCATCACGATCAGCACCGAGCTGCtgcttttcttcatcctcctcttagCTGCGGCCATTGCAGCTGCCATTGCCATCCCCATCGGCGTTGGAGTCGGCGTCGGTAAGAAGTACAAAGGCAAAGGCACCTCCGATTACGACACGTGAGTATACCGTTTGTTTACGTTCTAGCCAAGGAGGTTGGAAGACCTTCAGCGCGTCTAAAGGGCCTGTTAGTCTTCCCACGGTCGGGTTTGAATGTATGATATCTGTTCTTCTCTGCATTCTCTTCTACTTGGAGAAGAGTTCTTCCCTTATTGCATTATACTTTTGTAGTTGTAGTTATCATCATTACCATGCTTAGATAAAAGAATTTACACAGTAGTAGTCAAGGCATGCATGCCAAGTAGTGAGCAAACCCAATAACAAGGAGAACAAAAAGTCTCATTTATATTGTAAGATCCCAAAACCACTAATTCCAAaggcactttaaaaaaaaaaaatctataaataatatgatatattcAGAATTTCTAAGTAACAAACAAAAATACTGTGACCTTAGTTGATTCATCAACTGTGAATTGCAGAAGGGGGCTTTACATATTTAAGATCACGAAAAggattagaaaaaaataagaaatcagAATCAATTTCAAATGCTGGGGAACTTTACTTAACTCATTTTTGTTTTCTTAACGGCTAAACaaaagctgtgtatatatatatatatatatatatatatattatatatatacagtatatatatatatatttatatatatatatatatatatatatatacatatatatagtattcacAACCTATATCTATGATTTCTTACTCAAGGTAAGTGTAACATTTAAGTAATGCAATACTAACTAAtatcatatatgagtgtatgcgtgtgtctgtatatatgtgtgcatatatatatatacatatatatatatatatatatatatgtgtgtgtgtgtgtgtgtgtgtgtgtatacttgtatatatatacatatatgtatatctacatatatacgtatgtgtttgaGTGcattatgcatatttgtatatgcatttgtgtgtatatattcagtatatatatatatatatatatatatatatccatgtatatataagcatatttgtatgtacagtatttacatgtgtgtatattatatacatatatctgtgtatctgTTTGTCTGTGCGCGAGGTTGTATGTATTTTTCTCTGTATGAAAACAAACTTCTGTATTGCACCCAATTCTaatttatatgatgtatatatttcttttatattgcttCTATATAATTATTGTTAGTGTAATAACTGCaaactaagtgtatatatataataattttgtacatatgtatatataaaaaataaataacatgaCTGACCTTAGTGAATTTGTTAACGAAACTTAGTTTCAATTTTTCCATTCACTTTGACCCCAACGACAATAACAGATTAACCAGACTATACTTCTTTGCCAGTATGGTCTCATCAAGAGGTATTTCCTTGACAAAATGGTCACATCACGAGACATGACAATTCCTTTTATAATCAAATCAAGTTAGTAATTCCTTGCCCATATGATCATATCATGATAGTAATTCCTATTCCTATCAATTGACTACCTCCAGTAATTCCTTAATAAAAGTTTCACTTAACGATATCAGTTCCTTAATTTGACAGCGATATCACGATATAAATTTCTTAATTATGCAACAATTTTACGACATCAATCAATTCCTTGTACAGACAATCACACCATAAACGTCATTCAATAACAACACTTAATGTCAGACAGTCTTTCTCCAGTGTTGATCAGTCATTCAGATCAATAATGCAACTCTTTGTTGCAATTCCTCATTTAAAATTGCATTTTATGCCAATAGCCCAATGTCCTGTCAGTGACGTCATAGCATCCCTGAACCCTTCATTCTAACAAATTCACTTTGGTCAGCTTAGTGGTCATCATCGGTTGCCAAAAACATATAGTACATTGAATACCCTTTCAGGTCAATGGCATAGTTTATTCTATTGCACTACCCTTCGTTTTATCTGTCCACTGGTAAttctaatatattctatttttttttttaattacctgctTATATTCTTCAACTGTTCAAATTTGCATTTCGCATACCATCTCTATATTTTTCCGACTGATTTTCTTCACTCCCTCAGTACAGATATTTCCTCCTTGCTAATACTATTTTCTCACTCctttaatttgaaattaaataactATTGATTTACTTAATTTCATACAACTTTATTCCTCACTTATTTTGCTTTTTTCAAGTCCTTGGGGTTGTTTATTCTTCTTCCAGTAGTGTTTGACTTTCTAGTCAAACTATCTATCCTTCATAGTTTCGATCCTTATATAAAGCTATCGTCAGTAGATTGCATTTGTGTACTCGAATCCTCTCTTTTTAATGTACAGCACACAAAACAATCCGACGATGATGACCATAAGTATAAAAAGTAATCTAGTTCTTAATGCTAAACCTATGAAGCATTTTAGATTTCTGCACCATTGAAAGAAGCAATGTCCCTGAATCAGCTTAACAGAATGCAATGTATATTTCAATCCCTTGTAGTGCTCTACATCCTACGTATCTGCCATAAAGTTGTGGCAttcattaattatgaaaatatactaTACCAGAAAAATCATGCTTCTTTGAATGGAAAAGAGGGAGGGAACTTTGTAGATATATTGAACGCCACCAAATCTAAGGCGTTTTGGACCTGTATATAAAAACGAACGCAACCAAAACAAAAGTGTTTGAGATCTCTTTGGAAGAGAGGACACCCTTCATTTGTAAATAGTCTCATTTCATCTTTGTTTTCCTTTTCCCCCTAAAATCATTCCAACAGCGGCTACGAATCAGCTCCAGCCTTCGCCTACGGCCAAGACGAGAGCTCCTACGCCTCCATTCACAGGTCCTTGGAGGACGCAGCTGACAAATATAACTAA comes from Palaemon carinicauda isolate YSFRI2023 chromosome 3, ASM3689809v2, whole genome shotgun sequence and encodes:
- the LOC137638118 gene encoding uncharacterized protein; translation: MAFKGTLFAIVVVMGAFCLTSAAVPPTREAKKTELGEEEADPRLFFVGTTGTGTTTGTTTNTSITISTELLLFFILLLAAAIAAAIAIPIGVGVGVGKKYKGKGTSDYDTGYESAPAFAYGQDESSYASIHRSLEDAADKYN